A genomic region of Streptosporangium lutulentum contains the following coding sequences:
- a CDS encoding haloalkane dehalogenase, with the protein MLRWPPGIVRSVNQACRAPGYCSVHPAGTPRRRGSSAYLWRNVMPHLEGLGRLIACDLVGMGDSGKLPSSGPDRYSYREQRDHLFALWEHLGIGDDAVLVLHDWGSALGFDWAFHNQDRVAGIAYMEAIVAPLTWDDWQEHARPTFQALRSPAGESMVITDNAFVEQVMPMGILRDLSEEEKAVYRAPYLTPGESRRPTLSWPRRLPIDGEPADVVRIVEEYGRWLATSTVPKLFVNADPGAILIRNPREFCRTWPNQTEVTVPGRHFVQEDSPDVIGAAVADFVRGIRSGE; encoded by the coding sequence GTGTTACGGTGGCCACCAGGGATAGTTCGGTCAGTGAACCAGGCATGTCGAGCTCCGGGATACTGCTCCGTTCATCCGGCCGGAACACCGCGACGACGTGGTTCGAGCGCCTACCTGTGGCGCAACGTCATGCCACACCTCGAAGGACTGGGCCGGCTGATCGCCTGCGACCTCGTCGGGATGGGCGACTCCGGCAAACTGCCCTCCTCCGGCCCGGATCGCTACTCCTACCGGGAGCAGCGAGATCATCTGTTCGCGCTCTGGGAACACCTCGGCATCGGCGATGACGCCGTGCTCGTCCTGCACGACTGGGGTTCGGCACTCGGCTTCGACTGGGCGTTCCACAACCAGGACCGGGTCGCCGGCATCGCCTACATGGAAGCCATTGTGGCGCCCCTGACCTGGGACGACTGGCAGGAGCACGCGCGACCGACCTTCCAGGCTCTTCGTTCCCCCGCCGGCGAATCCATGGTGATCACCGACAACGCGTTCGTCGAGCAGGTGATGCCGATGGGGATCCTCCGGGACCTGAGCGAGGAGGAGAAAGCGGTCTACCGAGCGCCCTACCTCACCCCGGGCGAGAGCCGTCGCCCCACGCTGAGCTGGCCGCGCCGGCTCCCGATCGACGGCGAACCCGCCGACGTGGTGCGGATCGTCGAGGAGTACGGCCGATGGCTGGCCACGTCCACGGTGCCCAAACTGTTCGTCAACGCCGACCCCGGCGCCATCCTGATCCGCAACCCGCGCGAATTCTGCCGGACCTGGCCCAACCAGACCGAAGTGACGGTGCCGGGCAGGCACTTCGTCCAAGAGGACAGTCCGGATGTGATCGGCGCCGCGGTGGCGGACTTCGTCCGCGGCATCCGATCGGGTGAGTGA